One Haloplanus sp. HW8-1 DNA segment encodes these proteins:
- a CDS encoding restriction endonuclease — protein sequence MAVLDDLSGFEFEDVMEDVFRNLGYENVRQADRTADEGRDVIMEEVVDGTRRAIIVECKHTGTVGRPVVQKLHSAIATFDFDGPKRGMVVTTGRFTNPAQEYANRLQQNDDPHPIELLDGEDLREIADEIGLDLYNGRIEILCDETLRPYDPAADVDAPVTEAFRDIENIEAADLPDPHSSVTFRPVVAVTADTNAVFETSVGVIHRINDRTRFVAHAERGQPQVVDEDVGTLVTENLHATVDLDAEQFGEVFDDVEERRFGQTQTEYKEWAVERLQQHHTTTVTYTGDNNVTYNKTCEPNRSDISVQSIEPVYLPEVRHTTDVQEYTYPYEYYAAGPSRVTAEDGIHQCVHCDTSGVTEMYTYCPNCGAIACSSHTKTERLEGEPVCTGCAVTERFALKTKYFYDEENLEAFREEYAAMPIHEKVMENKLLTAGGGVITAVLLLLGILALGGVI from the coding sequence ATGGCTGTACTGGACGATCTCTCTGGCTTCGAGTTCGAGGACGTGATGGAGGACGTGTTCCGGAACCTCGGCTACGAGAACGTCCGCCAGGCCGACCGCACGGCTGACGAGGGTCGCGACGTCATCATGGAGGAGGTCGTCGACGGCACGCGGCGTGCGATTATCGTCGAGTGCAAGCACACGGGGACGGTCGGGCGGCCGGTCGTCCAGAAGCTCCACTCGGCGATCGCGACGTTCGACTTCGACGGCCCGAAACGCGGAATGGTCGTCACGACCGGCCGGTTTACGAACCCTGCTCAGGAGTACGCAAACCGCCTCCAGCAGAACGACGACCCACACCCGATCGAGCTGCTCGATGGCGAGGACCTCCGGGAGATCGCCGACGAGATCGGCCTCGACCTCTACAACGGACGAATCGAGATTCTCTGCGACGAGACGCTCCGCCCGTACGACCCTGCCGCCGACGTCGACGCGCCGGTCACGGAGGCGTTCCGCGACATCGAGAACATCGAGGCTGCCGACCTGCCAGACCCACACTCATCGGTGACGTTCCGCCCGGTGGTCGCTGTCACCGCGGACACGAACGCCGTCTTCGAGACGTCGGTGGGCGTCATCCACCGGATCAACGACCGGACCCGATTCGTCGCCCACGCCGAACGCGGGCAGCCGCAGGTCGTCGATGAGGACGTCGGGACGCTGGTCACCGAGAATCTCCACGCGACGGTCGACCTCGATGCCGAGCAGTTCGGAGAGGTGTTCGACGACGTCGAGGAGCGGCGGTTCGGGCAGACGCAAACGGAGTACAAGGAGTGGGCCGTCGAGCGCCTCCAGCAGCATCACACGACGACGGTCACCTACACCGGCGACAACAACGTCACGTACAACAAGACCTGTGAGCCGAACCGCTCGGACATCTCTGTCCAGTCGATCGAACCAGTGTACCTCCCGGAAGTTCGGCACACTACCGACGTCCAGGAGTACACCTACCCCTACGAGTACTATGCGGCAGGCCCGTCGAGAGTGACCGCCGAGGACGGCATCCATCAGTGCGTCCACTGTGATACGAGTGGCGTCACCGAGATGTACACCTACTGTCCGAACTGCGGGGCCATCGCCTGCTCCAGCCACACCAAAACGGAGCGGCTGGAAGGCGAACCGGTCTGTACGGGCTGCGCGGTGACGGAACGGTTCGCATTGAAGACGAAGTACTTCTACGACGAGGAGAATCTCGAGGCCTTCCGCGAGGAGTACGCCGCGATGCCGATCCACGAGAAGGTGATGGAGAATAAGCTCCTCACTGCTGGTGGAGGAGTAATTACGGCTGTTCTACTACTGCTTGGCATCCTCGCACTTGGAGGTGTAATCTGA
- a CDS encoding DUF6166 domain-containing protein produces the protein MNGNVPVASSESVPVASAAQSHQATVEYVGFRVDGQAVVLNLSEHRRLSLERSLDLVNHSPSGFEWGYTGSGPAQLACALLLDYYDDEQFAREHYIAFRNQVVSQLECDGAAACWHLTGEEIDTAMATLTDDVVALPDGGRPSPTLPENWRTVSRPDRRVFQRADRDHYIVLGDGSDEWLVVLCSQGDRAYPAPLVHRTVAEEADVERVIRELAEESNGLIEPREGEH, from the coding sequence ATGAACGGGAATGTACCTGTAGCAAGTTCGGAATCGGTTCCAGTAGCATCGGCCGCTCAGTCTCACCAAGCCACAGTCGAATACGTCGGCTTCCGCGTCGACGGCCAAGCCGTCGTGCTGAACCTCTCGGAGCATCGGCGACTCTCCCTCGAGCGCAGTCTGGACCTCGTCAACCACAGTCCGAGCGGGTTCGAGTGGGGGTACACCGGTAGCGGGCCCGCCCAGCTCGCGTGCGCACTCCTGCTCGACTACTACGACGACGAGCAGTTCGCCCGTGAGCACTACATCGCGTTCCGGAATCAGGTGGTCTCACAGTTGGAGTGCGACGGTGCAGCGGCGTGCTGGCACCTCACCGGCGAGGAGATCGACACCGCGATGGCGACCCTTACCGACGACGTCGTCGCGCTCCCCGACGGTGGACGGCCGTCACCGACGCTCCCCGAGAACTGGCGAACCGTCTCTCGCCCGGACCGGCGGGTCTTCCAGCGCGCTGATCGCGACCACTACATCGTACTCGGGGATGGGAGCGACGAGTGGCTGGTCGTACTCTGCAGCCAAGGCGACCGGGCATATCCTGCCCCGCTCGTACATCGGACGGTTGCCGAAGAGGCTGACGTGGAACGGGTAATCCGGGAACTCGCCGAAGAAAGCAACGGCCTCATCGAGCCCCGGGAGGGGGAGCACTGA
- a CDS encoding DUF6610 family protein yields the protein MSLKLSSSASTAREIAAARQADYVAFLHRAPFVVDAVDLGFLPGFREDCGYQEAQYQNLSLPVGMLDNDFRNPDLERFVDRFFEYEPQVGVIGDVDEIDDVDAHVAAAREIQASYPEAELIVVPKSRAVIDAIPETLVLGYSRGYADRLAHEFSDPADWRGRRVHILGGSPPKQLDAIRQLTRPTLTDEPPADIVGVDWNGLHRGAQFGEFWTADGWDDSGRDADHVTVRKTVRHSLARVREFWRAHGIWPETTPQDEGLNVEYEGPSPADLEDAACTECGTNVWRTRRGPYVAEYDSGAICGYCSYECYFSHRHRNNLEEIAGEQSVYLPPA from the coding sequence ATGTCCCTCAAGCTGAGCTCCAGCGCCAGCACCGCCCGCGAAATCGCCGCCGCCAGACAGGCAGACTACGTGGCGTTTCTGCATCGAGCCCCGTTTGTCGTCGACGCTGTCGACCTCGGCTTCCTTCCCGGCTTTCGCGAGGATTGTGGGTATCAGGAGGCGCAGTATCAGAACCTTAGCCTCCCTGTCGGGATGCTCGACAACGATTTCCGGAATCCCGATCTGGAGCGGTTCGTCGACCGTTTCTTCGAGTACGAACCTCAGGTCGGGGTCATCGGGGACGTCGACGAAATCGACGACGTCGACGCCCACGTCGCTGCTGCTCGTGAGATCCAAGCGAGCTATCCAGAGGCCGAGCTCATCGTCGTTCCGAAGTCGCGGGCGGTGATCGACGCGATTCCCGAGACCCTCGTCCTCGGGTATTCACGAGGATACGCCGACCGCCTGGCCCACGAGTTCTCCGACCCTGCCGATTGGAGAGGGCGGCGCGTCCACATCCTCGGCGGGAGTCCGCCCAAGCAGCTCGATGCCATTCGGCAGCTGACCAGACCGACACTCACGGACGAGCCACCAGCCGACATCGTCGGCGTCGACTGGAACGGGCTGCATCGCGGCGCGCAGTTCGGTGAGTTCTGGACGGCCGACGGCTGGGACGACAGCGGTCGCGACGCCGACCACGTCACTGTCCGAAAGACGGTGCGCCACAGCCTCGCTCGCGTCCGTGAGTTTTGGAGGGCCCACGGAATCTGGCCCGAAACGACACCGCAAGACGAGGGGCTCAACGTCGAGTACGAGGGTCCGAGTCCTGCCGATCTCGAGGACGCTGCCTGTACCGAGTGCGGGACGAACGTCTGGCGAACTCGCCGCGGCCCGTACGTGGCCGAATACGATTCCGGCGCAATCTGTGGATACTGCAGCTACGAGTGCTACTTCAGCCACCGTCATCGGAATAACCTGGAGGAGATCGCCGGCGAGCAGAGCGTCTACCTCCCGCCGGCGTGA
- a CDS encoding ArdC-like ssDNA-binding domain-containing protein produces MSTTRDSSVSFDQTDTRSDEMNSTIEQWIDDLVAGVDDAQASEEFQEWLDVQSRFHDYSYRNTLLIKRQCPEASQVAGYRTWQEEFDRHVTEGESAIWIWAPIITKQCPECENSPSYHEDSDCDYDETSPEEWSEGLVGFKPAPVFDVSQTEGEPLPDLDTEATGDAGDLVEQLTDAADDLGVTVRIVPAEEWTHGEAKGICEQLSLVDVQPLVEVRDRENEADLARTLIHEYAHALLHFDVDDDTERAKREVEAEAVAYVVGRYCGIDTSGSAFYLAAWESDNPEVVRERLGRISSTAEELIDVLGT; encoded by the coding sequence ATGTCCACGACCAGAGACTCGTCGGTCTCCTTCGACCAGACCGACACGCGATCAGACGAGATGAACAGTACCATCGAACAGTGGATCGACGACCTCGTCGCCGGCGTCGACGACGCGCAGGCCAGCGAAGAGTTCCAGGAGTGGCTCGACGTCCAGAGTCGCTTCCACGACTACTCCTACCGGAACACGCTCCTCATCAAGCGGCAGTGTCCCGAGGCGAGCCAGGTGGCGGGCTACCGGACGTGGCAGGAGGAGTTCGACCGTCACGTCACGGAGGGTGAGTCGGCCATCTGGATCTGGGCGCCGATCATCACCAAGCAGTGCCCGGAGTGCGAGAATTCGCCGAGCTATCACGAGGATAGTGACTGTGACTACGATGAGACGTCGCCCGAGGAGTGGTCCGAGGGCCTGGTCGGGTTCAAGCCCGCGCCGGTGTTCGATGTCTCCCAGACCGAGGGCGAACCGCTTCCCGACCTAGACACTGAAGCGACTGGGGACGCCGGCGATCTCGTCGAGCAGTTGACTGACGCCGCTGACGACCTCGGCGTGACGGTGCGGATCGTTCCAGCCGAGGAGTGGACCCACGGCGAGGCGAAGGGCATCTGCGAGCAGCTGAGTCTCGTCGACGTTCAGCCGCTCGTCGAGGTACGTGATCGGGAGAACGAGGCCGACCTCGCGCGAACGCTGATTCACGAGTACGCTCACGCCCTGCTCCACTTCGACGTCGACGACGACACCGAACGGGCGAAACGCGAGGTCGAGGCCGAAGCCGTCGCGTACGTCGTCGGGCGCTACTGCGGGATCGATACCAGCGGGTCAGCGTTCTACCTCGCTGCGTGGGAGTCGGATAACCCCGAGGTCGTTCGCGAGCGGCTTGGACGTATCAGTTCCACAGCAGAGGAGCTCATCGACGTGCTCGGAACCTGA
- a CDS encoding potassium channel family protein: MDKWQRRTVYYSLLLIGVMLVYTVLYHNGMRIYEGENLTFLHSLQVVVETFTTTGFGSDAPWDSPEMNALVIVMDLTGVVLIFMALPVLAFPLLEDILSTTVPKSVDNGLDDHVVICSYTPRAEALISELESWDVDYVIVEPDRDRATEIYEDDYHVIHEDPESVTGLKQAELTSARALVADVSDQIDASIVLTAQEVADDVPIISVVEEPDRTAYHQLAGADEVLSPRPLLGESLASKVTTSITADLGEAVEIGDDFEIAELPIHRGSQLVGTTLADSGIREQSGVNVIGAWFRGEFETPPSPDATLTNGTVLLVTGREEQLEQLKELTLSEVRHFDRGRTIVIGYGQVGRTITNALDEADLPYTVVDQTEMEDVDVVGDAIEPETLQEAGINDARSVILALPDDTTTEFATLVIRDVSPQTEIIARVEETESVQKMYRAGADYVLSLATVSGRMIASTILENEDVLSLDQHVEVVRTHAPELVGRTIGDALVRSKTGCTVVGVERDGGVITDVGPNHRVESGDELIIAGTDEGIRRFNEQMT; this comes from the coding sequence ATGGATAAATGGCAGCGACGGACAGTCTATTATTCACTCCTTCTCATCGGAGTGATGCTTGTTTACACGGTTCTCTATCATAACGGAATGCGAATCTACGAGGGAGAGAATCTCACCTTCCTCCATTCCCTGCAGGTTGTCGTCGAGACGTTCACCACGACCGGGTTCGGGTCGGATGCACCGTGGGACAGCCCAGAGATGAACGCACTTGTTATCGTCATGGACCTCACAGGTGTAGTCCTCATTTTTATGGCCCTGCCAGTGTTGGCATTCCCGTTGCTCGAAGATATCCTGTCGACGACCGTCCCAAAATCGGTCGATAACGGGCTCGATGACCACGTCGTCATCTGTTCCTATACTCCCCGAGCGGAGGCGCTCATCTCCGAACTTGAATCCTGGGACGTAGACTACGTTATCGTCGAGCCGGACCGTGACCGTGCGACCGAGATCTACGAAGATGATTATCACGTCATCCATGAGGATCCCGAATCGGTGACTGGCCTCAAACAAGCAGAACTCACATCGGCTCGGGCACTCGTCGCCGACGTTTCCGATCAAATAGACGCAAGTATCGTCTTGACCGCTCAGGAAGTCGCCGATGATGTTCCGATTATCAGTGTCGTTGAGGAACCTGATCGAACGGCATATCACCAGCTCGCAGGTGCTGACGAGGTGCTCTCTCCACGACCGCTACTCGGCGAAAGTCTCGCGTCGAAAGTAACGACATCCATCACAGCCGATTTGGGGGAGGCAGTCGAGATCGGCGATGACTTCGAGATTGCGGAACTCCCGATCCATCGTGGCAGTCAACTCGTCGGCACAACGCTCGCCGACAGCGGGATACGGGAGCAGTCCGGCGTCAACGTTATCGGGGCGTGGTTCCGTGGAGAATTTGAAACCCCACCATCTCCGGACGCAACGCTCACGAATGGTACAGTGCTCCTCGTCACAGGCCGCGAGGAGCAACTCGAACAACTCAAAGAACTCACGCTCTCAGAGGTTCGACATTTCGATCGTGGACGGACCATCGTTATCGGATACGGACAGGTCGGCCGCACGATCACCAATGCCCTCGATGAAGCCGACCTGCCGTACACCGTGGTCGACCAGACGGAGATGGAGGATGTCGACGTCGTCGGTGACGCTATTGAGCCGGAGACGCTTCAAGAGGCGGGAATAAACGATGCCAGATCGGTGATTCTTGCGCTCCCCGATGACACGACTACCGAATTTGCGACGCTGGTAATCCGGGATGTGAGCCCCCAGACGGAGATCATCGCCAGGGTTGAGGAGACTGAGAGTGTCCAGAAGATGTACCGGGCCGGCGCCGACTATGTCCTGTCGCTGGCCACCGTCAGCGGCCGAATGATTGCGTCGACAATACTCGAAAACGAAGACGTCCTCTCGTTGGATCAGCATGTGGAGGTGGTCCGCACGCACGCACCAGAACTGGTCGGGCGAACAATTGGCGACGCTCTAGTGCGATCGAAGACAGGTTGTACCGTCGTCGGGGTTGAGCGTGACGGTGGCGTTATTACCGACGTGGGACCAAATCACAGAGTCGAGTCGGGCGATGAACTCATCATCGCAGGTACTGACGAGGGAATTCGACGGTTCAACGAGCAAATGACGTGA
- a CDS encoding CPBP family intramembrane glutamic endopeptidase — translation MAYAIVFISLPLLVSPSGNEFFRSALLRLLLLFFTVGLIIGAAVYLDKRPVRGYGLEISRGWMFDLLAGVVIGGMIPAVAVSLGVVGGWIAVVEPRFSLTASYLRKIWLSVVTIIGIAVVEELVFRGYVLTNAIEGLDLRWMSETMTIAVAWSISAVLFAITHPAPTLVDGLHFLSAGLLLGLAYLASGQLGLPIGIHAGFNFVSGHVFPIASDPSVTVISLSVSGPTWLTGQSGLIQTGLLIPAALGMLGFLWWRTDRLGISPDIRSKLKNK, via the coding sequence ATGGCCTACGCCATCGTCTTCATCTCACTTCCACTCCTCGTCTCACCATCAGGAAATGAATTTTTCCGCTCAGCTCTTCTCCGGCTCCTCTTGCTTTTTTTCACGGTCGGACTTATCATTGGGGCAGCGGTCTATCTGGATAAACGACCTGTTCGGGGGTATGGCCTCGAAATATCCCGAGGATGGATGTTCGATCTTCTCGCAGGTGTTGTTATTGGAGGAATGATTCCCGCAGTAGCAGTGTCCCTCGGGGTCGTTGGTGGCTGGATTGCGGTCGTCGAACCACGATTTTCGCTGACAGCCAGCTACCTCCGGAAAATATGGCTAAGTGTCGTCACTATCATAGGTATCGCGGTGGTCGAAGAACTCGTCTTTAGGGGATACGTACTCACAAACGCTATTGAGGGATTGGATCTGCGGTGGATGTCTGAGACGATGACGATTGCCGTTGCGTGGAGTATATCAGCAGTGCTGTTTGCAATCACACATCCAGCTCCCACTCTCGTTGATGGACTTCACTTCCTGAGTGCGGGACTCTTGCTCGGGCTAGCATATCTCGCTTCGGGACAACTTGGCCTCCCGATCGGCATCCATGCCGGGTTTAATTTCGTCTCAGGTCACGTGTTTCCGATAGCATCCGATCCATCGGTTACAGTCATTTCACTCTCCGTGAGTGGGCCTACATGGCTTACCGGCCAGTCCGGTCTCATCCAGACGGGACTCCTGATCCCAGCCGCCCTTGGGATGCTGGGGTTTCTCTGGTGGCGGACTGATAGGCTTGGTATTAGTCCGGATATCAGATCCAAACTCAAGAACAAGTGA
- a CDS encoding NAD-binding protein gives MVDLPESLSNIELSRRNRLVVYYLTGLVGLVMIYTITYNVALAQLEGVNQSIFASFEFIVQTMTTTGYGQDSDVWSHPLMFLFVAGTQISGIALGFFTLRLIIIPLFTGAEVNLDNRLTPKSDHVIICEYRRDSAVLLDELKELGIDYVLISSSEENAKALSDEGYSAIHGSPQDATAFERASIETARAIITDAGDANVNTILTARSLDSDIDIITLTDDSDMRDILLETGADTVLSPHGVLGHRLAEKAISSFRADLTDTIDIGGELEVTEVPIQQGNRLIGTRIRDSKIREETGANIIGAWIDGELQLPPDPDAIIRSNTVLLLTGAHEALEAFSDFTQPARTLRKHERIIIAGQGEVGQAAREVVSEEGLDVVTIDIEDDGGVDIVGDAGSEDILEEAGVETAGAIIIGLPDDSASLLTTVLARSLNRDIEILARVSDTDATRKALSAGADYVLSVPRVSARMVARELRGEDVLAPASQIRLLRAPATPLAGSTLAESGIYEKTGCRVIAIEDDSGLTSTVDPQREFTGSERIVLVGSDEAVQQFRKQFDVSPIESEN, from the coding sequence ATGGTTGACCTTCCTGAGTCGCTATCCAATATAGAGCTTTCTCGGAGAAACCGTCTCGTCGTCTACTACCTCACTGGGTTGGTCGGCCTGGTCATGATCTATACGATCACTTACAACGTCGCTCTAGCACAATTGGAAGGAGTCAACCAATCTATTTTCGCCTCTTTTGAATTCATCGTCCAGACGATGACCACGACGGGATACGGCCAAGATTCGGACGTATGGAGTCATCCATTGATGTTCTTGTTCGTCGCTGGAACGCAGATATCCGGTATCGCACTCGGCTTCTTCACGCTCCGGCTCATCATCATCCCGTTATTCACTGGGGCCGAGGTCAACCTCGATAACCGACTCACTCCTAAATCCGACCATGTCATCATCTGTGAGTACCGCCGTGATTCCGCTGTCCTCCTTGATGAACTCAAAGAACTTGGTATCGACTACGTCCTGATTTCGTCGTCCGAGGAGAACGCCAAAGCACTTTCTGATGAGGGATATTCTGCCATTCATGGCTCTCCACAGGATGCAACGGCATTCGAACGAGCCAGTATCGAGACAGCACGAGCAATCATAACAGATGCGGGAGATGCGAATGTCAACACCATCCTGACGGCGCGTTCACTCGATTCGGATATCGACATCATCACGCTTACTGACGATAGCGATATGCGAGATATCTTGTTAGAAACGGGCGCAGATACCGTGTTGTCTCCCCATGGGGTACTCGGGCACCGGCTTGCCGAGAAGGCGATTTCGTCGTTCAGGGCGGATCTAACAGATACAATTGATATTGGGGGCGAGTTAGAGGTCACAGAAGTTCCGATTCAACAGGGTAACCGACTGATCGGAACACGGATCCGCGACTCGAAGATCAGAGAGGAAACGGGCGCGAACATCATCGGGGCGTGGATCGACGGGGAACTACAGCTGCCCCCTGATCCGGACGCGATCATCCGCTCGAATACAGTACTGCTCCTCACAGGCGCACACGAGGCGTTGGAAGCGTTCAGTGACTTTACTCAGCCCGCTCGCACGCTTCGCAAACACGAGCGCATCATCATTGCCGGACAGGGTGAGGTCGGGCAAGCTGCACGGGAGGTCGTATCTGAGGAAGGACTTGATGTCGTGACTATCGATATCGAAGATGACGGAGGCGTGGATATTGTGGGCGACGCTGGATCGGAGGATATTTTAGAAGAAGCGGGGGTGGAGACTGCTGGTGCTATTATTATCGGTCTGCCGGATGATTCTGCATCACTACTGACAACCGTGTTAGCGCGGTCACTGAATCGTGATATCGAGATCCTCGCTCGAGTGAGTGACACCGATGCGACTCGAAAGGCACTGAGTGCCGGAGCGGACTATGTACTGTCGGTACCACGGGTGAGCGCTCGGATGGTCGCCAGGGAACTCCGCGGCGAGGACGTTCTTGCACCAGCGAGTCAAATTCGGCTACTCCGTGCCCCCGCCACGCCGTTGGCAGGATCCACACTCGCCGAGTCGGGTATCTACGAAAAAACAGGCTGTCGCGTCATCGCGATCGAAGATGACTCCGGGCTCACCAGCACGGTCGACCCACAACGTGAATTTACGGGCAGTGAGCGCATCGTCCTCGTTGGCTCTGACGAGGCGGTCCAACAGTTCAGAAAACAGTTCGACGTCTCACCGATAGAGTCTGAAAACTGA
- a CDS encoding DNA integrity scanning protein DisA nucleotide-binding domain protein gives MTDPDPLRVEYTTVRELIDFLTYAVESISLSFDRWEEEHVRGPGLYFVIVTGVHSGSYADSLGENKWPTETCQIVSEDIDKFVKAARTVGFTRDGAVIISTDGTIQEQMVRIKSQSDLEGNTTLEYADWMGTKHLSAIEVSVRSEVLAAITLSEEDGRVSVFQDGSCEDYKRDELGGVWRPSE, from the coding sequence ATGACAGATCCGGATCCATTACGAGTCGAATACACGACAGTCAGAGAGCTGATTGATTTCCTCACGTATGCGGTCGAGAGCATCAGCCTAAGCTTCGACCGGTGGGAGGAAGAGCATGTCCGCGGTCCGGGATTGTATTTCGTTATCGTGACTGGAGTCCACTCCGGATCATATGCTGATTCATTAGGCGAGAATAAGTGGCCGACCGAAACCTGTCAGATCGTGTCGGAGGATATCGATAAGTTCGTCAAGGCAGCACGCACCGTTGGCTTCACACGCGATGGTGCGGTTATCATCAGCACGGACGGAACCATCCAAGAGCAAATGGTCCGAATCAAAAGTCAGAGTGACTTAGAGGGGAACACGACACTTGAGTACGCTGACTGGATGGGAACAAAGCATCTGAGCGCTATTGAGGTCTCGGTTCGTTCGGAGGTACTCGCAGCGATTACACTCAGCGAAGAGGATGGACGAGTATCGGTTTTCCAAGATGGTAGTTGTGAGGACTACAAACGCGACGAATTAGGAGGTGTGTGGCGTCCATCGGAGTGA